The genomic stretch CGAAAGGCTCCGAAAACCATGCCCCGTGTCGCCATCTCGAAAACGATGGCGTTCAGCCAATCGACGAGAAGCATCTCTCGATCGGGTGCTTCGCAGCGGATCTCGACGCTCTCCTTCCCCGAGATTTCTCCGAGCTCGGTGGTCAATGCGCACAACGCCAGAGCCGCGCCTTCGAAAGCTTCCTCGAGAGACGAGCCCAAGCCGCGTACTCCCATGTCCGCATCGTGAGGGAAATGCTCCCAGCTCGCTCGACGCATTCGTCACTCGAGATTCAAAGAAAGCGGCGATGAAACCTCGTCGGGAGACGCCATGATAGCGCCCGGCGACTCGCGCATCCAATTGACTCAAACTTGGGACCCTTCAGTCAGGGACGTGGGCGGAACCTGGGCGATGTGTAAAGATCCCTCCGTTGCCCACGGTCGACGCCACTCCGCGGCATCATTCGAGATCGCGAGGAACGGTGAACTCAATCGACGGATCGCAGCATTCGGGAAGCGGAACGATCGTTCGCTTCGCCGTGGCCATGGCGGCACTCTCCCAAAGTCCGGTTCGCATCGAGAACATTCGCGCCAAACGGCCGACACCCGGCC from Vicinamibacteria bacterium encodes the following:
- a CDS encoding archease; translated protein: MRRASWEHFPHDADMGVRGLGSSLEEAFEGAALALCALTTELGEISGKESVEIRCEAPDREMLLVDWLNAIVFEMATRGMVFGAFRVTIDDGRLRGTAWGEKRDRERHDVGVEVKGATFTELRVAERGDGTWVAQCIVDV